The Hymenobacter sp. DG25A nucleotide sequence GGGCCGCACCTACTTTGGTGCCCACCTGGCCCCGCGCCTGGTGTATTTCCCAACGGGAAACCTACGCTTAGAGGCGGGCGTGTTTTTGTGGAAGGACTACGGCACCCCGCGTTTCAAGCAGATCCGGCCGCTGTTCACCCTCAAGTACCGCCACGGCCCGCACAGCCTGGTTTTCGGCAACCTGGAAGGCAACTTGCACCACGGCTACATTGAGCCCTTGTTCGACTTTGAGCGGGTGATGACCGACCGGCTGGAGGAAGGCATCCAGTACCAGCTGCAAACGCCCCGCAGCACCGTGGATGCCTGGGTAAACTGGCAGCGCCAGCAGTACCGCTTCAGTGATTTTCAGGAGGAAGTAGCCGGTGGCCTCACGGCCGAGCGCCAGATTCTGGGCGACTCCACGGGCTGGCTGGTCAAGCTGCCTTTCCAGTTCACGGCCACGCACCACGGCGGCCAGCTCGATACCATTGAGAAACCGCTGCAAACGCTCTTCAACGTGGCCACCGGCCTGCGAGTGCGGCGCGCACTGCCTTCCAATCTGGTAAGCGCGGTGCACTTTGATGGGTACGTCACGTATTTCAACGACTATTCCTTTACCCGCGCCTTGGCTTTTCAGGATGGCACCGGCCTGTATCTGAATGCCGGGGCTGATACGCGGCTTTCCAACCTGCAAGTGGCGTACTGGCAGGGCAACGGCTACATCTCCCCGCTGGGGGGCCGCCTGTATCAGTCTATATCCTCCTCGCCCGTAGATCAGGATTACGTGGAGCGCCGGCGCCAGCTCTTGATTCTGCGCGTGCTGCGCGACTACCAACTGCCCGGGCACCTCACGCTCACCACGCGCTTCGAGCCGCTGTATGATCTGAACAACGGCCTCTTCGATTTTTCCTTCGCCCTGTATCTCAATTTCAACCAGAGCTTCCTGCTGACTACGCTGCAGCCCGACTAAGCCAGGGAAGCCGGCATGTCCTCGCGCTTGAAGAGGAAGTACTGAATAACATCGGTGCGCAGGGGCCGCATGGTCCAGGCACGGTGGCGCGGGGGCAGTAGCTGAAAGCCCACCGACTCAGCCACGGCGCAGCTGCGGGGGTTATTGGCGCGGCACCGGATCAGGAGCCGGTCGGCGCGCACGGTATTAAAACCAAAGGCCAGGGTGCCACGCACGGCTTCGCGGGCGTAGCCTTTGCCTTCCGCGCCGGCATCCAGGTAATAGCTGATTTCCGCCGTGACCTTGGCCGCCCAATTGGGCTTCAGGCTGATGTCGCCGATGTAGCGGGCGGTGGCCTGCTCCCACATACCAAATACATAGAGCTGCCCGCTGCGCCAGTCATCCATGAAGGCATCCAGCACCTGTTGGGCATCGGCCAGCGTTTGTACCGCCGCTACCCGGGAGGGAAAAGCAGGCTGCAGGCGCTGGCGGTTTTCATCCAAAAGCTGAAAGAAGGGTAGGGCGTCGCTGGGCCGGTAGGGCCGCAACTCCAGCCGCGCTGTATTGAGCGGCAACATTTCAGGGGCTGGAAGAGGCGGGCAGGAGGAAGGCATAAAACGTAATACGCCAGCTTATACGACGGTTACTGCCTATAAAGCCGATGACCGGAGTAAAGTTTGGGCATCTGGTAACTCCTCCTGGCCATGGTCGTTAAGTCAGTACGCCCGGTGGCGCGCTATGGTGGCGGGTGGCCGGGTGTATTGTTAGCAGCTTTTGGCTGAATTATCCACAACCAACGCCTTTTAAGATGATCAGACGACTGGAAAATAAAGTGGCTATTGTAACCGGCGGTGGCTCCGGTATTGGCGAGGCCGTGGCCAAGCGCTTTGCAAAAGAAGGTGCCGCCGTGGTGGTGGCCGGCTTCGCCGAAGACCCTGTGCGCGAAGTAGTAGAAGAAATACTACAGACTGGTGGCCGGGCCGTTGCCTTTACCGGTGACATTTCCCTGCTGGCTACCGCTGAGGCCTGCGTGCAGCTGGCCGTGCGCGAGTATGGTCGTTTGGATATCCTGATCAACAATGCCGGTGTGTTTCCTGCCACGGCTACCCTGGATGAATATCCGGTGGAGGCGTTTGAGTATATGATCAAAAACAACATCTACTCCGCCTTCATGATGAGCCGCGCCGCCCTGCCGGAGCTGCAGAAAACGCGCGGCAACATTGTTTCAGCGGGTTCGGAGTCGGGCCAGATGGGCCTGGCCAACAACACGCCGTATGGCGGCACCAAAGGCTTTATTCACTCCTTTATGAAAGGCGTAGCCGTAGAGCAGGCGCCCCAGGGCGTGCGTGCCAACTGCGTCTGCCCCGGCCCCATCGATACGGCCTGGACGCACAAGGAAACCGGCCCTATGACGTCTAAAATGGAGAAAGGTCTGATTTCCGGTACACCCATGGGCCGCCGCGGCACTACCGAGGAAGTGGCCAACGTGTACCTGTTTCTGGCCTCTGATGAAGCCAGCTACGTAACCGGCTCCCTGTACTTTGTAGATGGCGGCACCACCGTTTCCAAAGGCCCCCACGGCGACGATGTGCCCAGCAACCTGAAACAGGAGCCCGCTGGCCACTTAGACGTGCAGCACGCTAAGGAAGGTCACACCAAAATCCGCCCGCAGGATGCCGGTACTATGGTAGCGCAGTAATCGGAAGCAGATAAGCCAGCACCGGCCCACGCCGGCTGGCAAAACAAAAAAGGCCGCTCTGGAAAGAGCGGCCTTTTTTGTTTTCAGCTGATTCCTACCGGGCAACTTCTGTGCCGGGTACTTTGTATTGCGTGGGGCTGCCCAGGGCGCTTTGCGTGCGCATTACGTTCACCTGCCGGGCCGCTTCATTGAAGAACTCCAGGCGGCGAATCAGCATTTCCTTGGTCAGAACGCGGCCTTCCGGGGTACGCATAAACGACTTTTTATCCTCCAGAATGCGCTTCATCTCGGCTTCCGTCTCCGACTCATGCTGCATGTACTGGCGCTGAAACTCCTCCACGCGGGACAGGCCATCCGTGGTCAGCGTGAAATGGGCACCGCCCTGGTTGAGAACTTCGCAGAGCACATAAATTTCTAAGGGCAGTGAGGTGCCCAGCGCCGTGGTGCGCAGGTCCAGCCCGGCCCGAATGGCATCCAGGATGATATCAATGTTGCGCTCAAACTGCTGGTAGTAAGCGGGGACTTCCATGGTAGTGTACTTCTGTATAAAGCTGAAGGGCTCCGGGAGGAGCAGTGAGTTCAGCGGTTCCTTAAAGGATTTCTTTTACGATTTGCTCCACCGAAATGCCTTCGGCTTCGGCTTTGAAGTTGCGTACCAGGCGGTGGCGCAGAATGGGCAGGGCTACCGCTTTTACGTCTTCAATGTCGGGGGAATATTTGCCGTTGAGCAGGGCGTTGCACTTGGCACCTACAATGAGGTGCTGCGAGGCCCGGGGGCCGGCACCCCACTCCAGAAGCTGGGTGGCGCGGGCTGCACCCCGTTCGGTGTTCGGGCGGGTGCGGTGGACCAGGCTTACGGCGTATTCCACCACGTTATCGGCTACGGGCACGCGGCGCACCAAGTGCTGAAACGCCTGAATCTCGTCGGCGTGCAGCACTTTCCGTACAGTAGGCTTGTGGTCGGAAGTGGTGTTTTTTACAATCTGCAGCTCCGCCTCATAGCTGGGGTAGTCCAGCTGAATGTTGAACATGAAACGGTCCAGCTGGGCTTCGGGCAGGGGGTAGGTGCCTTCCTGCTCAATGGGGTTCTGGGTGGCCAGCACAAAGAACGGGCGGCTGAGCGGGTAGCGCTGCCCGGCCACGGTTACGGCGTACTCCTGCATGCTTTCCAGCAGCGCGGCCTGGGTTTTGGGCGGCGTGCGGTTGATTTCGTCGGCCAGTACGATGTTGGCGAAAATCGGCCCTTTCACAAACTGAAAATCCCGCTGCTGCGTGAGCGTTTCGGAGCCCACAATGTCAGAAGGCATCAAGTCCGGCGTGAACTGGATGCGGTTGAACGACAAATCCAGCGAGTCGGCAATGGTTTGGATGAGCAGCGTTTTGGCCAGGCCCGGTACGCCTACCAGCAGGCAGTGGCCCTGCGAAAACACGGCCGTGAGCACCAGCCGCACCACCTCATCCTGCCCGATAATGACTTTGCCGATTTCCTGACGCAGCGTTTGATAGGACTGGGCCAGCGCATCGGCGGCTTCTTTATCGGAGGCGAATGGCATAGATAGATTCTTAGTTGTTGATTGATAAAGGGTGGCAGTGGCTGGTGGGCTTATACGGCTGACATAGCCGCCGCAGACACTGCCCAATCAATCCTTAATTGAGGGGTTGCAGCAGCTTGCAGCCGGCGTATTCCGGATCAACTTCAATAAACACGTTGCCCCGGTTTTTGAGGAACCAGTCGTCCAGGGCCTTGTTTTTCTTCTCGGTGAGAGCAGCCTGGGCTATTTTCTGGTAGTCGTCGTTGAGGTTGGCCTGGTGAGGCGGGGTGTTCGACTTCAGCCAGATGATGCGCATGGCGTCCTTGCCGTCGTCGGTGCGGTAGGGTAGGGGCTTGGTAATGCTGCCCACCTTCATGGTATCAATGGTAAAGAAGATAGCAGGGTCCAGCTTATCCAGGGGCAGGTACGTGGTGCCGGTCTGCTGATTCTGCAGCAGGCCGCCGTTGGCGCCGGAAAGTTTGTCGTCGGAAACATCTTTGGCGGCTTTGGCAAACGTAATGCTGTCCCCCAGGATGCGGGCGCGCACTTTGTTCAGGGCGTCGGCGGCTTCGTTCACGTCGGCCGTGCCGGTGCTGGGCTTCAGCAGAATGTGGCGGGTGGAGAAGCTGTCCCCCTTCCGCTCAATCAGCTGAATAATGTGAAAGCCAAACTGCGACTCTACTACCGGCGAAATCTGACCGGGCTCCAGGCGCAGGGCGGCGGCCTCATATTCGGGCACCAATTCCTTACGCTTGAAAAAGCCCAGGTAGCCGCCTTCCTTGCCGGAGCCCGGGTCTTCGGAATATTGCTTGGCCAGCGTGGCAAAATCCTCACCGGCCACAATGCGGGCCCGGATGTCGTTGAGCTTGGTAATGGTTTCCTGCTTGGCCTTGGTGTTGGTTTTGGCCAGCTTCACAATCTGCCCGATTTCTACCTCCGTGGAGTAGTAAGGCAGGCTGTCTTTGGGCGTGCGCTCAAAATACTGGCGCACCTCGCGGGGCGTCACGGTTACTTTGCCCGCAATAATCTTCTGCATTTCCTGGGTAACCAGCTGCTCCTTTACCTGGGCGCGCAGCTCTTCTTTCAGCACGCGGATGGGCTTGTTGTAGTACTCCTCCAGCTTCTTTTCCGAGCCAATCTGCTGCACGAAGTAGTTCATGCGGCGGTCCAGCTCGTCGCGCACGCGGCTGTCTTCTACCACTACGGAGTCCGTCTCGGCCTTAGCCAGCATCAGCTTATTCAGCACAATGCTCTGCAGAATCTCGCATTTGATGTTGGGCGAAAGTGGCTTGCCGTTGGCCTGCGCCTGTTCCTGCAGGTAAATATTCTCTAGGTCAGAGCGCAGCACAATCTGGTTGTCCACCTTCACAATAATGCCATCAATCACCTGGCGGGGGGCGGCGTTGCGGGAAACACCCAGCTGCGCGTAGCTAGTGGCAGTGGTGCCCGCCAATAAACCGGCCACCAAAAGGACCACACGGGCCGACGAACCAAAAAAATCAATCATGAGATGCTGATAAAAGCCTGCCGGGTCAAGGTTGCGCCGGAGGCTGTTTGGCAAGGAGAACGTCCCAAGCCGCCCGTAAATTTCAGGATAATTCCTTTCTCCGGCAAAACAGGCCCCGAAGCCTCTGCAAGGAGTCAGGAGAAGCGCCGGGCGTTGCACGTGCGCCCAAGAAAAAGCCCCGGCTTTGGAATGGCCGGGGCTTTACGAAAGGTACGGGTTTACTTCGTAACCAGCTTGTCTACCTCGGCTTGGTTTATCGTAACCGGGTACTTGGCTCGCAGTTCGGCAATCCACTGTTTTTCGAGGAAGTTCTGGTAATCGGCCGTGGCCTGGCCGCGGGCTTCGGCCAGGGTTTTGGGGCCGGCGGGCAGCACCTGCTCAATGCGCACAAAATAGTAGCGGCCATCCAGCTGGGCATTGTAGGTACCGGGCTTTTGCGGCAGGCTGTCCACCACTTTGCTGTCGCCTTTGGGGTAGCCGCGCTGCTCGGCTTTCACGGCCAGCGGGTTCTGTTCGTTCAAAGCTTCTTCCAGACCGCTCAGAATGGTGGTGCTAATATCGAACTGCACGCTGCTGGCTACGGGGCGCGGGGCCACGGCTACACTCAGCTGCTGGGCGCCTACCTGCTTGCTCTTCAGGTAATCTACCACGCGGGTAGCACGGCGCTGGGCCAGGTTGGCAGCTTCACCGCGCTTGATCTGGCCTACTACGCGCACGGTAATAGCGGTGTCGTTATTCAGGCTGATGGCCAGGCGGTCCAGGGCGTCCTGGCCGGCTTTGGTAAGGGTAGTAGTGCCGGTTTTAAAGGCTGCGCTGGTGGGCAGGCCGCGCTTTACGGGGTATTTGCCGGCCGCCAGCAGCTGCTGGGCACGGCTGAGCAGCTGCGGCGAGGCGGCGCTGATAACCGTGGCCTGCACGCGGGGCTCCCACTGGTAGCTGGCCTGGTGGTCGTTGAAGAACTTCTGCAGGCCGGCGGTGTCTTCCACGGCCTTCGACCATACTTTCTCATCCATCAGCTGGAAAAGGAGAATACCGTCGCGGTACTCACGCACCAGCATGCGGTAGTCTTCATATTTCTGCTCCAGGTTAGCCTTCTCAAAGTCGGTCAGGCTCTGGTTTACATACTCATCGTAGAGCAGCTGCATGGTGTGGCGGGCATCGGCGCCGGGGCGGGCGCGCTGGTTCTGCTGCACGTACATCAGGAAATCCTTGGTAGCGTACGGCTTGCCTTTGATGGTGAATAGCGGTGTTTCATCGTTCACTTTGCCTTTGGCCGGCTTGGCGCCAGTTGCCGGGGCGGTGTATTTGAAATGGCCGTTGGTGAGGGAGGTATCGGCCTTGCTGAAGGCGTAGTCTACGGCGGCTTTATTTTCCGTAAACTGATTTTCGGTGCGGATGCGCTTGAGGAAAGCTTCGCGGTTCAGCTCTGAGCGGGAGTCTTTGGCCACTTTGCTTTTCAGCATGGGCTCCATATCCGTGAAGCTGGGCAGCGTTTGCTTGCCGATGAGCTTGATGATGTGCCAGCCGTAGGGCGTTTGCACCGGCGCCGACAAATCTCCGGGCTTCTGCAGCTTGAAAGCGGCTTCTTCAAAGCTGGGAATCATGCGGCCGGTACCAAAGGGAGGCAACTCGCCGCCATTGGTGGCGGAGCCGCCATCCTCAGAGAACTGACTTACCAGCTTCTCCCAGTTCTCGCCGCGCTTCAAACGGCTGTACAGGGCATCAATCTTCTTTTTAGCCGTTACAGAGTCGGCAGCCGGCATGCCGGGCGTGGCCCGAATCATGAGGTGGGCTACTTTAACTTCGCCCTGCGCCGGCCGCGAATCGGTTACTTTAATAATATGGTAGCCGTAGCGCGTGCGCACCGGCTGCGACACCTGGCCCACGGGCGTTTTATACGCCGCGGTTTCAAACGGATACACCATTTGCAGGGCCGTAAAGTAGCCCAGGCGGCCGCCGTTTTCCTTCGCCGAAGGGTCTTCCGACGTCTCGGCTGCTACTTTCGAAAAATCTTCACCGCCTGTCACGCGCTGGCGCAGGGCCAGGGCTTTCTGGTAGGCTACCAGCGTGTCTTTGGGGTCGGCATCCGGGGCAATGCGCACCAGAATATGCGCCGCACTGATTTCCTTGCTCAGCCGGTCGTAGGCTTCGCGCACCAGTTGGTCGGTTACGCTTTTCTCGGTGAGGTAGGGCTGGGCCAGCTGCTGCTTGTAGCCGTCCAGCTCGCGCTGAAAGGCCTGGGTGGTGTCCAGGCCGCGGCTTTCGGCTTCCAGCACCTTCAGCTTGAAGTTGGTATAGAGGTCCAGATACTCGGCTACGCTGGCCTTGGTACCGGCCTCAGGCGTACCGCTGTTGTTTTTGCGGTACACGTAGGCAAATTCCGAAGCGGGCACTTCATGCGTGCCCAGGGTTTCCAGAACAGGCTGTTTGGCGGAAGAAGGAGTCTTGGACGTCTGGCAACCGGCCAGCAGTACCGCGGCAACTGCCCCGGTCAAAAGAATGCGTCTGCGCATACAGTAGGATAGAAGGCAAGGAAAGTCGGCGGCGGGGTAACACTCCGGAGAAGCTGACTACCGCAATTTTACGGATTTTTTTCTGCCCGTCCAGCCCATAAAAAAGCACCCTGCGGGGAACAGGGTGCTCAACACAGCCTCAGAGCCGTAGGTTCAGGCCAGCGTCTTGTACAGGCGGCAGATATTATAGTTGCCGCTGTGGGTAAACTCCACCCGATCCATGATGCGGTTGACCAGCGTCATGCCCACCCCGCCTTTCTTGCCGGTGCGGATATGCTCCAGCAGGTCTGGCTCCAGATAAGTGGTGGGCGAGTATGAAATGCCCTGGTCGCGCAGCTCAATGGTGAAGGTTTTGTTGTGCATGTCCAGCCGGATGTCCAGGTACTGATTGGCATCTTCGGCGTTGGCATGAATAATCAGGTTGGCTACTACCTCGTCTATGGCCAGAATAATCTGGTTTACCTGCACGGCATTCTGGCCGTAGTCCACTAAGTACCCGGACACGAAGTCGCGCACCACTTTCAGATTGCTTCGGTTGCAACTGATTCGGATTGCGTTCTTCATTTCAGAGGCGTTGTTAGCAGGTAAGAATTATAAGGCAACTGCCTCGGCTTCCGATGGTACAATAGTCATCAGACTATCCAGCCCCAGAATTTCGAATACGTTGTGCACCTTCTCCTGCATGTTAAAGAAAGCCAGTTTCACGCCGGCATCCTGAAAACGCTGCAGATGCGAGATAAATACGCCCAGGCCGGCCGAAGAAATGTAATTCAGCCGCTGACAGTCAATCAGCACCTTTTTGTTATTGAGAATGTCAGGCTGGGAGAGCTCCGTATCCAGCAGAACAGATGAGCTGGCATCCAGTTCTCCGTCCAGGGTAAGCGTGAGGGTATTTTCCGAAGTCTGTTGAGTTATTTTCATAACACTTCTGTACGTTAGGGGTGAGTGGCTGGTTGGGCCGTTTTGAATTTGATTACCAGCAGGGTCTGGTCGTCGTGAATAGGCTGGCCGTAGCTGAATTCGCCTAAATCCTCCAGAATGGCTTCTTTGATTTCGTCAGCCTGCAGATAATAGGTCTTTTCCAGCATCTGGCGCAGGCGCTCCTCGCCATATTCTTCCTGCTCGGCGTTACGGGCCTCCACAATGCCGTCGGTGTAAATCACCATCACGTCACCGGGGTTGTAATCGTAGAACTGGTTTTTGATGTACTTATCGTACGTGTCGTTGCGGATGATGCCCAGCCCCAGGCCGGCCGAGCGGAAAAAGGCCACTTCCTCTTTCAAAGAGTGGTAATACAGCGTGTGGCAGTGGCCGGCGCGCGCAAACACAAAGCC carries:
- a CDS encoding GNAT family N-acetyltransferase → MLPLNTARLELRPYRPSDALPFFQLLDENRQRLQPAFPSRVAAVQTLADAQQVLDAFMDDWRSGQLYVFGMWEQATARYIGDISLKPNWAAKVTAEISYYLDAGAEGKGYAREAVRGTLAFGFNTVRADRLLIRCRANNPRSCAVAESVGFQLLPPRHRAWTMRPLRTDVIQYFLFKREDMPASLA
- a CDS encoding SDR family NAD(P)-dependent oxidoreductase; protein product: MIRRLENKVAIVTGGGSGIGEAVAKRFAKEGAAVVVAGFAEDPVREVVEEILQTGGRAVAFTGDISLLATAEACVQLAVREYGRLDILINNAGVFPATATLDEYPVEAFEYMIKNNIYSAFMMSRAALPELQKTRGNIVSAGSESGQMGLANNTPYGGTKGFIHSFMKGVAVEQAPQGVRANCVCPGPIDTAWTHKETGPMTSKMEKGLISGTPMGRRGTTEEVANVYLFLASDEASYVTGSLYFVDGGTTVSKGPHGDDVPSNLKQEPAGHLDVQHAKEGHTKIRPQDAGTMVAQ
- a CDS encoding AAA family ATPase; translated protein: MPFASDKEAADALAQSYQTLRQEIGKVIIGQDEVVRLVLTAVFSQGHCLLVGVPGLAKTLLIQTIADSLDLSFNRIQFTPDLMPSDIVGSETLTQQRDFQFVKGPIFANIVLADEINRTPPKTQAALLESMQEYAVTVAGQRYPLSRPFFVLATQNPIEQEGTYPLPEAQLDRFMFNIQLDYPSYEAELQIVKNTTSDHKPTVRKVLHADEIQAFQHLVRRVPVADNVVEYAVSLVHRTRPNTERGAARATQLLEWGAGPRASQHLIVGAKCNALLNGKYSPDIEDVKAVALPILRHRLVRNFKAEAEGISVEQIVKEIL
- a CDS encoding peptidylprolyl isomerase, with product MIDFFGSSARVVLLVAGLLAGTTATSYAQLGVSRNAAPRQVIDGIIVKVDNQIVLRSDLENIYLQEQAQANGKPLSPNIKCEILQSIVLNKLMLAKAETDSVVVEDSRVRDELDRRMNYFVQQIGSEKKLEEYYNKPIRVLKEELRAQVKEQLVTQEMQKIIAGKVTVTPREVRQYFERTPKDSLPYYSTEVEIGQIVKLAKTNTKAKQETITKLNDIRARIVAGEDFATLAKQYSEDPGSGKEGGYLGFFKRKELVPEYEAAALRLEPGQISPVVESQFGFHIIQLIERKGDSFSTRHILLKPSTGTADVNEAADALNKVRARILGDSITFAKAAKDVSDDKLSGANGGLLQNQQTGTTYLPLDKLDPAIFFTIDTMKVGSITKPLPYRTDDGKDAMRIIWLKSNTPPHQANLNDDYQKIAQAALTEKKNKALDDWFLKNRGNVFIEVDPEYAGCKLLQPLN
- a CDS encoding peptidylprolyl isomerase, which translates into the protein MRRRILLTGAVAAVLLAGCQTSKTPSSAKQPVLETLGTHEVPASEFAYVYRKNNSGTPEAGTKASVAEYLDLYTNFKLKVLEAESRGLDTTQAFQRELDGYKQQLAQPYLTEKSVTDQLVREAYDRLSKEISAAHILVRIAPDADPKDTLVAYQKALALRQRVTGGEDFSKVAAETSEDPSAKENGGRLGYFTALQMVYPFETAAYKTPVGQVSQPVRTRYGYHIIKVTDSRPAQGEVKVAHLMIRATPGMPAADSVTAKKKIDALYSRLKRGENWEKLVSQFSEDGGSATNGGELPPFGTGRMIPSFEEAAFKLQKPGDLSAPVQTPYGWHIIKLIGKQTLPSFTDMEPMLKSKVAKDSRSELNREAFLKRIRTENQFTENKAAVDYAFSKADTSLTNGHFKYTAPATGAKPAKGKVNDETPLFTIKGKPYATKDFLMYVQQNQRARPGADARHTMQLLYDEYVNQSLTDFEKANLEQKYEDYRMLVREYRDGILLFQLMDEKVWSKAVEDTAGLQKFFNDHQASYQWEPRVQATVISAASPQLLSRAQQLLAAGKYPVKRGLPTSAAFKTGTTTLTKAGQDALDRLAISLNNDTAITVRVVGQIKRGEAANLAQRRATRVVDYLKSKQVGAQQLSVAVAPRPVASSVQFDISTTILSGLEEALNEQNPLAVKAEQRGYPKGDSKVVDSLPQKPGTYNAQLDGRYYFVRIEQVLPAGPKTLAEARGQATADYQNFLEKQWIAELRAKYPVTINQAEVDKLVTK
- a CDS encoding ATP-binding protein, encoding MKNAIRISCNRSNLKVVRDFVSGYLVDYGQNAVQVNQIILAIDEVVANLIIHANAEDANQYLDIRLDMHNKTFTIELRDQGISYSPTTYLEPDLLEHIRTGKKGGVGMTLVNRIMDRVEFTHSGNYNICRLYKTLA
- a CDS encoding STAS domain-containing protein, yielding MKITQQTSENTLTLTLDGELDASSSVLLDTELSQPDILNNKKVLIDCQRLNYISSAGLGVFISHLQRFQDAGVKLAFFNMQEKVHNVFEILGLDSLMTIVPSEAEAVAL